The following are from one region of the Marinomonas sp. CT5 genome:
- the cmk gene encoding (d)CMP kinase, giving the protein MINQSPVITIDGPSGAGKGTVSQLIAEKLGWHILDSGALYRLLALAVSHHGMSSDDVETLKVLAEHLDIQFQQSEEGKVEIILEGEIVTQAIRTEEVGNCASKLAAIPEVREGLLLRQRAFSQAPGLVADGRDMGTVVFPSAQIKVFLTASAEERAQRRLQQLQQKGEAVNLDELVETIKERDERDANRAVAPLVPAAGALVIDSTDLTIEQVVEEIFAEVAKAGLV; this is encoded by the coding sequence ATGATCAACCAAAGCCCAGTTATCACGATTGATGGTCCAAGTGGTGCAGGTAAAGGCACTGTAAGTCAATTAATCGCAGAAAAGCTGGGATGGCACATACTTGATAGTGGTGCCTTGTACCGATTGCTTGCGCTGGCTGTCTCGCATCATGGTATGTCTTCAGATGATGTTGAAACCTTAAAGGTTTTGGCTGAGCATCTGGACATACAATTTCAGCAGTCAGAAGAAGGGAAAGTTGAAATTATACTTGAGGGTGAAATTGTTACTCAGGCCATTCGCACTGAAGAGGTGGGTAATTGTGCCTCTAAGCTAGCTGCCATCCCTGAAGTACGTGAGGGTTTGTTGTTGCGTCAGCGTGCTTTTTCGCAAGCGCCTGGTTTGGTGGCGGATGGTCGAGATATGGGGACGGTCGTTTTTCCATCTGCACAAATTAAAGTGTTTTTAACGGCGTCAGCGGAAGAGCGAGCCCAGCGTCGTTTGCAGCAATTGCAGCAAAAAGGTGAAGCTGTTAATCTAGACGAACTTGTCGAAACAATTAAGGAGCGAGATGAGAGAGATGCCAATAGGGCAGTTGCTCCTCTTGTGCCTGCAGCAGGCGCTTTAGTGATAGATAGTACAGATTTGACAATAGAGCAGGTTGTCGAGGAAATTTTTGCTGAAGTAGCAAAAGCGGGTCTCGTATAA
- a CDS encoding bifunctional prephenate dehydrogenase/3-phosphoshikimate 1-carboxyvinyltransferase gives MTGGSDLQSSVDMASREKKKFGNVMIIGLGMIGGSFAKALKERGLATLFGADRREGELSLGVSTGVIDYPAEISAEFISKMDVIVLATPVRAMESVLTDIKPFLSEHTLVTDVGSTKGSVVEAVRRVFGYVPTNFIPGHPIAGAEKSGVLASNSLLFEKHMAIVTPLPDSNPTLLDRLHRIWRAVGADVVSMDVEHHDHVLASSSHLPHLLAYTLVDALANGDRSQDIFKFAAGGFRDFTRIASSDPVMWRDVFMANKEATLSTLDHFTDRLADMRAAIEQGDGASMFGVFTRAKSARDHFLRLLEQRTIGSVKEVRPVSVSVLPASSINGDISLLGDKSLSHKVITIAALSEGVSEIKNVDLTGDVRITMQAFRDMGVVIEEASADHLRVHGVGLRGLKAPIAPINVHQSRESLYLLLPVLAGQSFPVTVVAEDGLLNQSMKELFSLVRVMGGEVISEMADCLPVSLVPGEPKNVSVELISGSDRLRMSAFLAALYSPVEGSVMTQWTKLSHCEVLLRYFGVSVLDQPEGFKLPAAPLVSADVVLSGDEYELSWLVLLANLLPGSELQIDNAGLDFVSSAFLSFLQSIGADVSIPEKGELGLYEGRVQAGFAELNSFTLSLEQSYQFRDELPLLCVAAAYAKGSSVIKGIGSLPYYHEDRVLALVDALGQMNITSTYENGDLTISGGLPLGGELDCAGDDKLALAMLALGARSQSMTKVNDCQKLLEEFNELESVTMQLGFHCTVTQ, from the coding sequence TTGACTGGTGGAAGTGATTTGCAGTCGTCTGTTGATATGGCGTCTCGAGAAAAAAAGAAGTTTGGCAATGTCATGATTATTGGTCTTGGCATGATTGGCGGCTCATTTGCTAAAGCATTGAAAGAGCGTGGCTTGGCAACACTGTTTGGTGCTGACCGCCGTGAGGGGGAATTGTCGCTAGGTGTTTCTACCGGTGTGATAGATTATCCTGCTGAGATATCTGCTGAGTTTATATCTAAAATGGATGTGATTGTGCTGGCTACTCCGGTCAGGGCGATGGAGTCTGTTTTAACGGATATAAAGCCTTTCTTGTCTGAGCATACGCTTGTTACCGATGTGGGCTCGACAAAAGGAAGTGTGGTCGAAGCGGTTCGTCGCGTGTTTGGTTATGTGCCAACAAACTTTATCCCAGGCCATCCTATTGCGGGGGCTGAGAAAAGTGGAGTTCTGGCATCTAACTCATTGCTTTTTGAAAAGCATATGGCAATAGTGACGCCCTTGCCTGATAGTAACCCTACTCTTTTAGACCGACTTCATCGTATTTGGCGAGCGGTTGGTGCCGATGTTGTGAGTATGGATGTTGAGCATCATGACCACGTTTTAGCTTCATCAAGTCATCTTCCACATTTGCTTGCCTATACCCTAGTAGATGCATTGGCAAATGGGGATCGAAGTCAGGATATCTTTAAGTTTGCGGCGGGTGGTTTTCGTGACTTTACTCGAATTGCATCAAGTGACCCTGTTATGTGGCGTGATGTCTTTATGGCCAATAAAGAGGCCACACTTTCGACTCTGGATCATTTTACTGACCGTCTTGCCGATATGCGCGCTGCAATAGAGCAGGGTGATGGCGCCAGTATGTTTGGGGTTTTTACTCGTGCTAAGTCTGCGCGAGATCATTTTCTTCGGTTGTTGGAGCAGCGTACAATAGGCTCCGTAAAAGAAGTTAGGCCTGTCTCTGTTTCTGTTTTGCCTGCCTCTTCCATTAATGGTGATATTTCTTTGTTGGGTGACAAATCTCTGTCACATAAAGTGATTACCATAGCGGCGCTTTCTGAAGGTGTAAGTGAAATAAAGAATGTCGATCTGACAGGTGATGTGCGGATTACTATGCAGGCTTTCCGTGATATGGGGGTTGTGATTGAGGAGGCGTCAGCTGATCATTTGCGAGTCCATGGTGTTGGTCTTCGTGGACTTAAGGCACCAATTGCACCAATTAATGTGCATCAATCTCGGGAGAGTTTGTACTTATTGTTGCCTGTATTGGCTGGCCAATCGTTTCCCGTGACGGTTGTTGCTGAAGATGGCCTGCTCAATCAATCGATGAAAGAACTGTTTTCATTGGTTCGAGTGATGGGGGGAGAGGTCATCTCTGAGATGGCGGATTGTCTGCCTGTTAGTCTTGTTCCGGGTGAGCCAAAAAATGTATCCGTAGAGTTAATATCTGGTTCGGATCGTTTACGTATGTCGGCGTTTTTGGCCGCTTTGTATTCGCCGGTTGAAGGCTCTGTGATGACACAGTGGACAAAATTGTCGCACTGCGAGGTTCTGCTGCGCTATTTTGGTGTCAGTGTATTGGATCAACCTGAGGGTTTTAAGCTTCCTGCTGCGCCTTTGGTTAGTGCAGATGTTGTGCTGTCAGGCGATGAGTATGAGTTGTCTTGGTTAGTATTGTTGGCAAACTTATTGCCAGGGTCCGAATTGCAAATTGATAATGCAGGCTTAGATTTTGTATCGTCCGCATTTTTATCGTTTTTACAGTCGATAGGTGCAGATGTGTCGATTCCTGAGAAGGGCGAGCTTGGTTTGTATGAAGGCAGGGTTCAGGCTGGTTTTGCCGAATTAAATTCATTTACTTTGTCCCTGGAGCAGAGTTACCAATTTAGAGATGAGTTGCCTTTGTTGTGTGTGGCGGCGGCTTATGCGAAGGGTAGCAGTGTCATTAAGGGAATTGGCTCCTTGCCTTATTATCACGAAGATAGGGTGTTGGCTTTAGTAGATGCTCTTGGGCAAATGAATATTACCTCTACTTATGAAAATGGTGATTTGACTATCAGCGGTGGTTTGCCATTGGGTGGGGAACTCGATTGTGCGGGCGATGATAAATTAGCGCTGGCTATGTTGGCGTTGGGAGCGCGCAGTCAATCGATGACAAAAGTAAATGATTGCCAAAAATTATTAGAAGAATTTAATGAGTTGGAGAGCGTTACTATGCAGTTAGGTTTTCACTGCACGGTGACGCAATAG
- the pheA gene encoding prephenate dehydratase: MSNSKQAVPDTLPLLRDRIDAIDSQIQLLINERAACAQKVAEVKLAELGDEDVVFYRPEREAQVLRRVMERNEGPLGNEEMAKIFRQVMSSCLALEKPMRIAFLGPEGTFTQQAALKHFGKSILSAPMAAIDEVFREVESGAANYGVVPVENSTEGVVNHTLDSFRDSRLKICGEVEERIHHHLLVSPNINAEDVTHIYSHQQSLAQCRAWLDRYWPHAERIAVSSNAEAARLVAEAGRSGRAIAAIAGEVACELYGLLKVSANIEDRPDNTTRFLIVGNQDVPPSGKDKTSLLISAKNEPGALYHLLEAFERHGVDMTRLETRPSLMSRWGYIFYIDFIGHHLDEDCLAVIDELRERASEVKVLGSYPVAVL; this comes from the coding sequence ATGTCAAATTCAAAACAAGCAGTGCCAGATACACTGCCTTTATTGCGTGACCGTATAGACGCGATAGATTCACAAATACAATTGTTGATTAATGAGCGAGCGGCATGTGCTCAGAAAGTCGCTGAAGTGAAATTGGCTGAGCTGGGCGACGAAGATGTTGTCTTTTATCGACCTGAACGTGAAGCTCAGGTTTTGCGCAGAGTCATGGAGCGTAATGAAGGGCCTTTGGGTAACGAGGAAATGGCGAAGATTTTTCGTCAGGTTATGTCTTCATGTTTAGCGCTTGAAAAACCAATGCGTATCGCATTCCTTGGACCTGAAGGTACATTTACTCAGCAAGCCGCGTTGAAACATTTTGGCAAGTCTATTTTGAGTGCCCCTATGGCGGCAATTGATGAAGTCTTTCGTGAAGTGGAGTCTGGTGCGGCAAATTATGGCGTCGTCCCTGTTGAGAACTCAACAGAGGGCGTGGTTAATCATACCCTTGATAGCTTTCGTGATTCACGTCTAAAAATATGTGGTGAAGTGGAAGAGCGAATTCATCATCACTTGTTGGTCAGCCCAAATATTAACGCTGAAGATGTTACTCATATTTATTCTCACCAGCAGTCTTTAGCGCAATGTCGAGCTTGGTTGGATCGTTACTGGCCGCATGCTGAACGCATTGCTGTTAGTTCAAATGCTGAGGCGGCTCGTCTGGTAGCGGAAGCAGGTCGAAGTGGTCGTGCTATTGCGGCGATTGCAGGGGAAGTGGCTTGTGAACTGTATGGTTTGCTAAAGGTGTCTGCAAATATTGAAGATAGGCCTGATAATACAACTCGATTTTTGATAGTGGGTAATCAGGATGTTCCGCCAAGTGGTAAGGATAAAACGTCACTGCTTATTAGTGCGAAAAATGAGCCCGGTGCTTTGTATCATTTGCTAGAGGCTTTTGAGCGTCATGGTGTTGATATGACGCGCTTGGAAACGCGCCCTTCATTAATGAGTCGTTGGGGTTATATATTTTATATTGACTTCATTGGACATCATTTGGATGAAGATTGTCTCGCCGTAATAGATGAGTTGCGTGAGCGAGCGTCGGAAGTGAAGGTGCTGGGTTCGTATCCTGTCGCCGTACTATAG
- the serC gene encoding 3-phosphoserine/phosphohydroxythreonine transaminase: MSRVYNFCSGPAALPEAVLKKAQAEMLDWHGAGVSVMEMSHRSSEFMSILASAKARLARLLDINDDYEILFVQGGASTLFSQIPANLVNGFDSACYLDTGAWSSKAIKEAKRYTNVKVVGSSKEQNYTTVPDFSSLELDESAAYLHLCPNETIGGLEFADLPETKLPIIADLSSTILSRKIDVSKYGVIYAGAQKNVGPAGVVICIVRKDLLVRSDDSVPAIWNFDNLAANDSMINTPPTFAIYLADLVFEWLEEQGGVEAIEAVNIRKAQALYDYIDSSDFYSNPVDPAYRSRMNVPFILADQSLESLFLKESEAAGLRTLAGHRSVGGMRASIYNAMPMEGVEALIEFMRGFEQRHG; this comes from the coding sequence ATGAGCCGAGTATATAATTTTTGTTCTGGTCCAGCAGCGCTTCCTGAAGCGGTTCTAAAAAAAGCACAGGCCGAAATGCTTGATTGGCATGGTGCAGGTGTTTCTGTTATGGAAATGAGTCACCGTAGTTCTGAGTTTATGTCTATTTTGGCATCCGCTAAAGCCCGTTTGGCGCGTTTGTTGGATATTAATGATGACTATGAAATCCTGTTTGTACAGGGCGGCGCATCGACTCTTTTCTCTCAAATTCCAGCAAACTTGGTGAATGGTTTTGATTCGGCTTGTTATTTGGATACAGGGGCATGGTCTTCAAAGGCCATTAAAGAGGCTAAGCGATACACTAATGTTAAAGTGGTGGGCTCTTCAAAAGAACAGAATTACACAACGGTTCCTGATTTTTCATCCCTAGAGTTGGATGAAAGTGCGGCTTATTTACATCTTTGTCCAAATGAGACTATTGGTGGTCTTGAGTTTGCTGATTTGCCAGAAACGAAGTTGCCTATTATTGCTGATTTATCGTCAACTATTTTATCTCGTAAAATTGATGTGAGTAAATATGGCGTTATTTACGCGGGTGCCCAAAAGAACGTTGGGCCTGCCGGTGTGGTTATCTGTATTGTTCGCAAGGATTTGTTGGTGCGTAGTGATGATTCCGTGCCTGCTATTTGGAACTTTGACAACTTAGCAGCAAATGATTCAATGATTAATACACCGCCAACTTTTGCCATCTACCTAGCTGACTTGGTTTTTGAGTGGTTGGAAGAGCAGGGTGGTGTTGAAGCGATTGAAGCGGTTAACATTCGTAAAGCGCAAGCCTTGTATGACTACATTGACTCTAGTGATTTTTATTCAAACCCGGTAGATCCTGCATACCGATCTCGCATGAATGTGCCATTCATTTTGGCTGATCAATCTCTTGAATCTCTCTTCCTAAAAGAATCTGAGGCGGCTGGTCTGCGTACCTTGGCTGGACATCGTTCTGTTGGTGGTATGCGTGCCAGTATTTACAACGCAATGCCAATGGAAGGGGTTGAGGCTTTAATTGAGTTTATGCGCGGTTTTGAGCAGCGTCACGGATAA
- the gyrA gene encoding DNA gyrase subunit A, which produces MGELAKEIIPVSIENELKGSYLDYAMSVIVGRALPDVRDGLKPVHRRVLFAMNELKNDWNKPYKKSARIVGDVIGKYHPHGDSAVYDTIVRMAQPFSMRYTLVDGQGNFGSVDGDSAAAMRYTEIRMEKISHHLLMDLEKETVDFVPNYDGTEFMPEVLPARVPGLLVNGSAGIAVGMATNIPPHNLGEIIDGCLAVIDNADITIDELIDHIPGPDFPTGAFINGRAGIIEAYKTGRGRIYMRARHHFEDMEKGNRQSIVFTEIPYQLNKAKVIEKIAELVKEKKLEGISELRDESDKDGMRIVIELRRGENPEVVVNNIFSQTQLQSVFGMNMVALVDGRPQLLNLKQILECFVKHRREVVTRRTIFELRKARERGHILEGLAVALANIDRVIELIRTSPTSAEAKEKLVGESWDPGNVVAMLERAGADACRPDDLDAGFGFVDGAYHLSPDQAQAILDLRLHRLTGLEHDKLLGEYKSLIELIGELLNILSDPNRLMEVIREELEEVKETFGDPRRTEILTSRQDLTIADLIDEAPMVVTISNTGYAKSQPLVDYQAQRRGGRGKSSASMKDEDHIEHLLVTSSHDTIMLFSNFGKVYWLRVFEIPVASRSAKGRPIVNLLPLSEGESISALLPLPVVESSDADSETDEGVAEDSAVEASSYIFMATANGTVKKTAMQHFARPRSTGLIALSLDETDELVGVSVTNGDNDIMLVSSSGKTIRFKESDVRAMGRTAAGVRGIRLGEDAKVVSLIVPQDGLAVLMACENGYGKRTLVEDFPVYGRGGQGVIGIQVSERNGPVVGAAQVDETDEIILITDQGTLVRTRVTEVSCQGRNTQGVTLIRLTNDEHLVGIERVVEDDEEDIEIEEAAEAAVEQSPDNGDESPDVLDTDVE; this is translated from the coding sequence ATGGGTGAATTAGCCAAAGAAATTATTCCCGTCAGTATCGAAAATGAACTTAAGGGATCTTACCTAGATTATGCAATGAGCGTAATTGTAGGCCGAGCATTACCTGATGTGCGAGACGGGCTAAAACCTGTTCACCGTCGCGTTCTATTTGCGATGAATGAACTTAAAAATGATTGGAATAAACCGTACAAAAAATCGGCGCGTATCGTCGGTGATGTAATCGGTAAATATCACCCACATGGTGATTCTGCTGTATACGATACGATTGTTCGTATGGCGCAACCATTCTCAATGCGTTACACCTTGGTCGATGGTCAAGGTAACTTCGGTTCTGTCGATGGCGACAGTGCTGCAGCAATGCGTTATACCGAAATCCGAATGGAAAAAATCTCTCACCATCTTTTGATGGATTTAGAGAAAGAAACCGTTGATTTTGTGCCTAACTATGATGGCACGGAATTTATGCCAGAAGTATTGCCTGCTCGTGTCCCTGGGTTGTTAGTGAACGGCTCGGCGGGTATTGCAGTAGGTATGGCTACTAATATCCCACCTCATAATCTTGGTGAAATTATTGATGGTTGTTTAGCGGTTATTGATAATGCCGACATTACTATTGATGAACTCATTGATCATATACCAGGGCCAGACTTCCCAACAGGGGCGTTCATTAATGGTCGTGCTGGTATTATTGAAGCTTACAAAACCGGTCGTGGCCGCATTTATATGCGCGCTCGCCATCATTTTGAAGACATGGAAAAAGGCAATCGCCAATCCATCGTCTTTACTGAGATTCCATACCAGTTAAACAAAGCAAAAGTGATTGAAAAAATTGCTGAGCTAGTGAAAGAGAAAAAACTGGAAGGTATCAGCGAGCTGCGTGATGAGTCCGATAAAGACGGTATGCGTATTGTTATCGAGCTGCGTCGTGGTGAAAATCCAGAAGTAGTTGTAAATAATATCTTTTCACAAACTCAATTGCAGTCTGTGTTTGGTATGAATATGGTGGCCTTGGTTGATGGTCGTCCTCAATTACTGAACCTGAAACAAATTCTTGAGTGTTTTGTCAAACACCGTCGAGAAGTGGTTACTCGTCGTACTATTTTTGAACTTCGTAAGGCGCGTGAGCGTGGTCATATCCTTGAAGGTTTGGCTGTCGCTTTGGCGAATATTGATCGTGTTATTGAGCTGATTCGTACCTCTCCAACGTCGGCTGAAGCGAAAGAGAAGTTGGTTGGTGAATCTTGGGATCCAGGCAATGTTGTTGCCATGCTCGAAAGAGCGGGTGCAGATGCATGTCGTCCTGATGACCTAGATGCTGGATTCGGTTTTGTTGATGGCGCTTATCACTTGTCGCCCGATCAGGCTCAAGCCATTTTGGATTTGCGCTTACATCGCTTAACAGGCTTAGAGCACGACAAACTTCTTGGTGAATATAAGTCTCTGATTGAGCTTATTGGCGAGTTATTGAACATTCTTTCTGATCCAAATCGTTTGATGGAAGTGATTCGTGAGGAACTAGAGGAAGTTAAAGAAACGTTCGGCGATCCTCGTCGTACAGAGATCTTGACGTCGCGTCAGGATTTAACCATTGCGGATTTGATAGACGAAGCGCCAATGGTGGTTACGATTTCTAATACGGGTTATGCGAAATCTCAACCTTTGGTCGATTACCAAGCTCAACGTCGCGGCGGTCGTGGTAAATCTTCTGCCAGCATGAAAGACGAAGATCATATTGAACATCTACTAGTAACAAGTAGCCATGACACCATTATGCTTTTCAGTAATTTTGGTAAAGTGTACTGGTTGCGTGTGTTTGAAATTCCTGTTGCTAGTCGAAGTGCGAAAGGTCGCCCAATCGTTAACCTTCTACCATTGAGTGAAGGCGAGTCTATTTCTGCCTTGTTGCCATTGCCTGTTGTTGAGTCTTCTGATGCTGACTCAGAGACAGATGAAGGGGTGGCGGAAGACTCAGCCGTAGAAGCTAGTAGCTACATCTTTATGGCTACAGCAAACGGAACCGTTAAGAAGACAGCAATGCAGCATTTTGCTCGTCCACGCTCAACTGGGTTGATTGCTTTGAGTCTAGATGAGACAGATGAGTTAGTTGGTGTCTCTGTGACGAATGGTGATAACGACATTATGTTGGTTTCATCTTCTGGTAAAACAATCCGCTTTAAAGAATCTGATGTTCGTGCAATGGGCCGAACTGCGGCTGGTGTGCGCGGGATTCGTTTAGGTGAAGATGCCAAGGTTGTTTCGCTTATTGTTCCTCAGGACGGTTTAGCGGTACTGATGGCCTGTGAAAATGGCTATGGCAAGCGTACTTTGGTTGAAGACTTCCCTGTGTATGGACGTGGTGGTCAAGGTGTTATCGGTATTCAGGTTTCTGAGCGTAACGGTCCTGTTGTTGGGGCGGCTCAAGTGGATGAAACGGATGAAATCATCTTGATTACTGATCAAGGTACTTTGGTGCGTACTCGCGTGACAGAAGTGTCATGTCAAGGGCGAAACACTCAGGGTGTTACTTTGATTCGTCTGACAAATGATGAGCATTTGGTTGGTATCGAGCGTGTTGTTGAGGATGATGAAGAAGATATAGAGATTGAAGAGGCGGCCGAAGCGGCTGTTGAACAGTCGCCAGATAATGGTGATGAATCTCCAGATGTCCTTGATACAGACGTGGAATAG
- the ubiG gene encoding bifunctional 2-polyprenyl-6-hydroxyphenol methylase/3-demethylubiquinol 3-O-methyltransferase UbiG, which produces MPNTQENNVDLNEVAKFEALASRWWDTENEFKPLHDINPLRTNYINERATGLQGKKVIDVGCGGGILSEAMAKLGAQVKGIDMGEAPLAVAKLHLEESKLDIDYEKITAEEIAQREAGQYDVVTCLEMLEHVPDPSSVIKACMKLAKPGGHVFFSTINRNPKAYLFAIVGAEYILKMLPKGTHDYAKFIQPAELNNYARQAGLEVKHMTGMTYNPLTKTYKLTDKDVSVNYMMHTQKPDA; this is translated from the coding sequence ATGCCAAACACACAAGAAAACAATGTAGATCTTAACGAAGTTGCGAAGTTTGAAGCTCTCGCTAGCCGCTGGTGGGACACAGAGAATGAATTTAAACCGCTACACGATATAAACCCTCTACGCACCAACTACATAAATGAGCGAGCTACAGGCTTACAAGGCAAAAAAGTCATTGATGTTGGCTGTGGCGGCGGCATACTTTCAGAGGCAATGGCAAAACTTGGAGCACAAGTGAAAGGCATCGATATGGGCGAAGCCCCTCTCGCTGTAGCTAAACTTCACTTAGAAGAATCCAAACTAGACATTGATTACGAAAAAATCACAGCAGAAGAAATAGCCCAAAGAGAAGCTGGTCAATACGATGTTGTAACTTGCCTAGAAATGCTAGAACACGTCCCAGATCCATCCTCTGTCATTAAAGCTTGCATGAAACTCGCTAAGCCTGGCGGCCATGTATTTTTTTCAACGATCAATAGAAACCCAAAAGCCTACCTTTTCGCCATTGTGGGTGCGGAATACATTCTAAAAATGCTTCCTAAAGGGACGCACGATTACGCTAAGTTCATTCAACCTGCCGAGTTAAACAATTACGCAAGACAAGCTGGATTGGAAGTGAAACACATGACAGGAATGACCTACAATCCTCTCACCAAAACATACAAACTTACCGATAAAGATGTATCTGTTAATTATATGATGCACACCCAAAAGCCAGACGCCTAA